CTAAAAGCTTTAAATGAGGAAGACCCTgcgtctctctgtgtgcagtttAGTTTATCAAGTGTTTTCAGTTGGCTGTTCAGTGTAACAAGAGTTGTCATTGCACCATATTTTTATGCACCTATGATACAAGTAAAGATCGCACAATATCAACACCTTTTTTCCATACCACCACATCAACAAAAATAGACATGTCCTAGGCACTACTATTGGgaaatttcttgtttttaatcatcaaaaACTGCAACCACCACCAATTCCTACACACGGTCTAAGTTGCACAATTACATTGGAAATGTTTCAGCACTgcaatgttgccaatgtataTGCGCAAATAAAAACGTGTGCAGGaattttcttgtcatttttgtggattcattcctctcctacacacctgtctcatGCACAATCGATCGCAATGGCATCGTTATTGAAATATGAGCTTTCTCCAATAAACAAATTGCAAAATTCTGAATTAAtcgcaataaataaaaattatattATTGTTAAAGACATTATTTTTCACTCGTGTTTGCATTATAAACCTTTTTGATGGAGGCCCAGGTGTCATGGTCATGcttcaaaaacatgttgatgCAGTTATAAGAAGCTGAAGCAAACTATCAGCTACCCTCAGATGAAATAGTACCAACTTAGTGTTAACAAAATGATTTTTGGCTTCAGGAGAAATGTGTTGCAAACAGGTTTTGTGAAAACCTGAAGAACAGCTGACAGGAcgaaaactgtaaatattatgcATTCTTTCATACTTCACTTACCCCACACTTCATTTCCTTATCAATATCTTTAACAAAGTTATAACACATGGTACAACTTTCTAATGGCATGCAAGCCTTAGATTTACATAAAAAGCAAACTGCTATTATCAGGTTTGACTTTCTCTATTTTCTTGCAGATATAAAATATATCACAATGTAATTATTTGCCACTATAGTGCAGCTCTAAAaaatatgtagttttttttaaagctttgatcATTTTCAGTTGTGCTGTTCGTTAAAATAACCGAGAATGTAtcgtttaaaaaatgaatgaaataatgaaaatgaaaatgttgacaacatTAAATGTAACACCGTCAAGGGGGCGGAAACGGACTGCGCTTACGTTACGTCCACTTGATGAATGAAACTAATGTGCCGAGGGCAGCGCACCTACACGCCGACGAGAGCGAGCCCTCGGTCCGCTCCGTGAGTCCGCCTGGAGCCGCTGAGAGAGCCGCTTGTTGTCGAGTCTCCTCGGCTTCTCCATAACTCTGTTCAATGGTTCCTGCTAGCtgaggctaatgttagcttaaaTCAACCAGACCCCATCGTTCATCTCTGTTGTGAATTGTGTCTCTGTCAAAGCTATGTGCCAACTTAATGTCTGAACTGCCCGTCGATGCCCTCCTGTCGGGCGGTGACTTCCCAGGGCTTCATTTGAACACATTAGGACACTCCGTCCACAAACCGGGCTGACTGAGGGGGGAGGAAACATGGCGACCAGCACAACAAGAACCTGTTTCCACACAATATCTGCCTTTTCCTCACCGTAGTTTCGGTTGTTTCGGGATTGAAGCATATCCACACTTATAGGGCGTGATATTAAAAAGGTTAGGGCCGAGTGAGGCTGAACTTACCTCGGTGTTTTCACGAATTCAGCGTATAAATCCAGCAGCAATGGCGGCGCGGCCTGTGGAGCGAAGCGGCAGTTAAATCCACATTCAGTCCGCTCATCCAACGGCGGCCGCGGCTCGCGCTGAACCGAGTGAAACGTACAGGTGACTGACAGGTATCCAGGGCGACGGAACCGGTTTCGGTTGTTATACGGtgttcagaagaaaaacacggATCGATGTTACTGTTTGAAAGCAGTTAGAAGTGGCAGAGCTGCCCGAGCTTCTCTTCCCCCAACAACAATGCGGTTGTGTGAGTCTTTACGTCGTGACGTCATCGCGTATAGAAGGAAACCAGGAAGTggaggtgcttttttttttttttttgggttctGGGGCTTCTTTAGTGGAAAACACAAACGGGTTGATATCTGAATATTGCTGACCATGCAAACGTGGCTAACATAGGAGGGTGAACACGGGTGATGCAGCAGGACATGAACAGAGTGTTCAtaatataaaacaataacattgGAAAATCATTAACTTCTGCCTGTGTAGATTCATTAACTTCAAGTCACTTACAGAAAGAAGTGAAGCTCTCCACAAAACGTTAAACATCACTTGTTGGTCACTCACTTATATCTGTATATATTCAGTATATGTAGCCTTCCTTTGTCATACATTTGTTATGCACTTTTTGTGGATATTTCTGTGGATATCATTATGGATGATGGAGGAAATCAGCATAATCTTATCCTAATTTTTATTAGTAGTATTTTTGCGCCAGTGTGAGAACACagctacacactcacacattacCAGGTAACCTCATATATTCACATTGAATGCTTTTggtttgattgttgttgttactGTGTTGATTATTAATTATCATATTCACATATTTGTGTACAAATTATCTTACATATACgtcaattgtgttttttttatatacatcttgttgatattttgattatttcaaCAAATGAGCTAGTTTAGTTTTCTGCCTTTCCCTGCACTGCATATtgcctttttatatttttattgtgcaAATAAACATGTATACACAAAATGCAGATCACTTGTAAAATGAGTTaggaacagaaataaaaacaatcattaaaaaataaattgctttGGTCTAGAATATGGTCAACAGCTCTGACACGTTATAACATAACGGCAAAATTCAGCAgcaacactagggggcagcacTCCGGGAGATTTGATGTTGTGTTCTTTCTTAGTTTTATTAATGTAAGTAAACCACAATGTCGTTTTTTCCTCCCAAgaaattacttttattttcaaatataaaatgtgaaCCTCTGATTCCTGACGGCTCCGTCACCAAACGCTCCCCATTAAACCAGAGgaaatgataaaaacatacGACTGATTGATAAAAACTGAGGTCCACTGCATGTAAAGCGTTGCTGAGGAGACAGACAGCATGAAGGAGGAAACAGGTTACACATGCGTCCAGTCTTTGTACTAAGCTGGATTGTGCTGGATCCACATCCACCATCTCATAGGCCAGAaagaagtctttcccttagtccAAGAAGATTCCCTGTGTTTGTTCCACAGATCAGGACAGTCAGAGGGATCAGGTGGACTCAGTTTGTTGCTCTGTCTCATCTTGACTCTGATTGGGAAAGCCAGACGGAGCATCCTCTCTGGAAAGCAGGTTGTTTTTGCGGAGGTGGCAGGCCTGTTGGTAGGGGGGTCGTATGGGCGGCTGGGTGGGTGGGGTGTACTGATACTGTTTACCGGCTTCCagctaaagaaagaaaacagaaaagcttACCACAACTGTGAGATTGAGTTTGtacaaagctaaaaataaaaaaaggaggttttccaattaaacaaaaatgtttgctcaaacaggccgtttggagatgttcccttcatgacatcacaaagggcagtaacccctcccccaggttggtgacactcccacagctaggtgtttgttctgccctggTGATAAGCGTTCTGAAACTGCGTACGTGAACACTAGACAAGTTTTTGCTTTGGTTCTCATTGTGGTCTAAATTATTTTCTGCTCCCTTTTAAgggatttttaaatgaatttgtaAAACTTGGGAACAACCTCAGGCATTGCTAGCTTCCGCTGTGATGTCATACCAAAATGTATCACCTTATTAACCCCTGACACTCCAGTTTAAAtacagggtttttcctggctcagaatgggcctttggggggtGACTATACGCGCTGTAGTAAACGTTCGACCTGCGTATTACAGTATAGTCTAAGagtctgtattaccttatttgacagTAATCTGTGCAattcctgttatttctgaccattttaaataatattatcattatgcttaagttactgaaaccccaattaaatctggtaaagattttttttttattgcaacaggggaggagaaggattttgagggagaggggtgtAATGAGATTGAGAGAGGGGAGGTCACATCCTCAGtgcatttcttcctcttcctatgATGGATGCTCTTttgctttaaattgtgttttcgttttacatacacatttgtttaagtacatttatttgagttaaggtattttgtcaaataataacagatttaagtcacagatgatttggatcatttgatcagatcaggaacttgagaaattataaaaatatttgctggctataacgcagcactgtttgacagtctgtgtgaagttcacagactacagctggctgacgttacgattgttaagttattgattgttgataaaagcagacacggtggaagtgaacggagaaaagttgaaTGTGCGTTCTCGACTCGGTCCATACGGATAGCAGATCAACCGTGTTCCGTTGCACATTTACACTACAAGTAAACAAGTGTGCGCGGTGGTTGGCGTtttccggtgtgtgtgtgcgtttgcagccatgtatgttggtgtgtctcgtcTCAGCATGCCCCCATAATGAcccgtctgcagacagcagaggagcagggacaagaAGCAGTAGTAGtaacatgactgttgggataaatatttaccgCCATGAAGTTGATTGCTCTTTGAAATTAACTCGCTAAACAGAAAATCAACCCGCATTCAGCGCTTGTGGCTGTCAGCAGAGCGTCCTGAACCAGTCAAAAGAAACGAACAGTCAATCAGCTGGCTATCCAGCGCGAGCCGCATGCGTAaatggatgagaggggagatgactgcTAGAAGTCAGAGACGTTGTATTTAggtttatgttctgcttgttcaacagtcgtttgatgtattgaagatttgatttgcaatttgaatcgtctttttttttcttttggcgctcatgattttcttttggcgcagggtaaaacctctttggggggcgccaaagaattctctatgcaggaaaaaccctgaaaTACCTTCATTAAAGCAGAATAGACTCTGTTTTATAGtgaaaatcaagaaaacaagaagaatgATTCTGTTTGTCTCAGTAATGAGCAGCAGGATCAGCCCGGCTCTGCTCACCTGTAGAGGGTAGGTTCTGTCCGAGTCAAAGGCGCTGAGGTCGCCACACGCCAGGAAGGGAACGATGACACGGTTTGGCCCCTCTAACTGGTTAAAATCCACATCTGAAGgacagagaccagagaccagactGAGATGATATCCTTTAGATAAATGGCTGTGTATCTGAAGCTACTCTTTACCTTTAACTCACATGTATCTGTAACTTAGTAGTAAAAGTGAAACAGGCTAATTTTTTCATGAGCGATGCGGTTACCGTAGCAATGGTCGAGCAGAGGGTTGGACATGTTGGGGACGTAACCTTCAGGAGGAGAGTAATTCTGACACACCACGAAGGCCTCTGTAAACAGACGGAGAAACTGGATGAAAGGAGTTCATGAAAACATCAAAAGTACAgatataaactgtaaaaaaataaaagaggggggggggggaaataaacTAAATTTGAgctattttgttaaaaaatccTACATGTGTTATAAGTTATAAAATCACAGTCAGAAATTCTCAGTGAGGAGATTCCATGTTGCCCTTTACTGTGACTACTAAATGACAATTCCCAGGTCCGTAAGTCTGTATATGGGAAAATAATTTGGTTCTCTGGTCGAACTGTGCAAATAAAATCCTGGAAGGACAGTGGAAACCACCACAAACACGGTCATTAAATCACTGCTGTTAGATATATTGTCCTTAGAACTCTGTTGCACGGTCTCATGGTGCAAAGCTCTCTCAGCAGTAGAATCTCTTGTCAGCAGAAGGAAAGGATAAATGGGGAGGGGTGGCAGGGTGGGGGGGAGTCACTCACCAGGTAAACGAGAGCTTGGCATTAGGCTGTTTATATTGTACGTTTGTTTATGCATGTTCACTTATGGAAACACACGAGGACATACAtgatgcatttgaattttctaCACAGATGAAGATACATATCTGCAAACTGCTTGCTCCAAGTTAAgttgtgcatttattttgacTCAGGGGATTGATGATCGAGCGTTGATCATGCTCACCGATGCTGGAGTTCCTGCTGCTGCGAGGCTTGGCGCAGGTCACACCACTGAAGAAGATCTTCAGCTGGGAGTACAGCAGAGTCACGTCTTTTCCTCTGAAGATCTGAGACACACAGGGCAGGGCGgggttaaataaaaagaaggtaTGACCTGATGTAGTCCACGGCCCACAATGCACCACAGAATGAGACTTTTTATGCTTTGATACCAATCAAGAAACAAAATCCACACTTACTTTATTGATTCTATCtagtctgtatttttaactttaaaaaaacatatatacatTTTGTTTAGGGGGTTTTATCTTCTTAAAgttcacatattatcctccttgaAAATAAGtcctcagagctccacaaatatgtgtgaagtttcttgttctaaatcctctctgatcctgtatttgatcatgtctataaacccctctatttcagccctgctcagaacaggctgtttctgtgtctgtacctttaaatgtatatgagctgtgtctgaccacgccccctctctggaatgtgcttgggtgtactctggctttctcgctccatgccctattgtttacggtgagaaggcagactcagagggcagaacaaacacctagctgtgggagtgtcacccacctgggggaggagttactgccctttgtgatgtcatgaagggaaaatctccaaacggcctgtttgagcacacattttctgaaaagtggagcaggcaaaagacggagaggatggacttcactcatcattggggggcttgtagacagactagagacacatattagagttaaaTCTAATAGAAATATAATGACTCTTATTAGAATCGGTTTTTTTTGTTAGGATTTTTGCTAACGGACATGTTTCCAAATGACACAGATTTTTATCATCCACATCGATTCAGATGAATAACAGTTGGACTCACTTTAGCCACAAACGTGCCTCCAGGTTTCAGGACGTGTGTTGTGATGTTCAGAGCctgagagagacaaacaaacagctgtcatcgtgacatcacagacagacaggtgaataaGCAAACACCTCTTTACTCACAGCCAATAGGAGCTGAGCCTGGATGTACTCATCCACATCGTGTAGACCGGTAACTATGGAGACAGAACAGGATGTTATCCTTACAACTGAATGCATGAGTCTTGACGGGGACAGAGGAAAGATTAAAACCCAGGATAGGACATGGACAGAAAATGAGCGCCTCACCATCCGGAGCTCCGTCACACACCACCAGGTCGGCCGGCTGACCCTCAAAGTGACGGATGATCTCCTGAGCTGTCGACACCTGACAGGAGGAAAAACAGATTCATGTCGGatttaagttatttaaaagGCAACAACATtgtagccctattcagactgtgTTTCATGCCGTGATATTCACACTCCTGTGACgcaatctgaatgttgcagaggtgtaatgggggggggacaaagtgatcccccctctgtaccgtcttcaaaggtggtaacagaggcgttacagaggcaaGACGATAACAGCAGAGCCAgctggggtgtgtgtgtatgtctgtcagtgtgtgtatgtggagctcccactgtgccGTGCTTGGAATTAAATCACAGGGACACCAGTAATCAGTATGAATCTACAAAGGCGGGATGATGACTGAGCCTAGTTACGGCACTTTTGGGGAAAAAGGAGGCTTCTGTTTATCATCTTCTGTGGAGGAGAATGAAGTCCTCCACTTTTACTAGGAGTTTGCTGACACTAAAATTAAgactttttcctttaaaaaaaagaaagcatgtcTCCCTGCTGCTTTCAGATGTAGTAGATAAAGATCTGAGTTACATGTGTATTCATGTTGTCCTCACCTTGGTGATGTCTCCCTGAATCTGAGTGACTCCTGGCAGAGGAGCCATGGCCTGCAGGTCCACTGCCACGATCTTCACCTCCTCGTCTCCCTCACCCTTCACACccttctcctccccccctctgagaagaaaaaaaaaaaacaattcatgaAACAAAATGTGGAACTGTAACTAGGAGCTTCAATCCAAAGAAAACCGGTTTGTAGGAAGTGTACCTGAGTTTCCGACTGAGGACCTGACTCCAACTGCCAGGTGCTGCACACAGATCCACCGCTCTGTTCACACCTTAGAGACAAAGTAGCTCTTACTAATTAACCTTTGAcaaatcagacattaaagagccagagagaggcagagatagatacaacaaaaaaggaaaccCAAACAAGATGAAGATGTCAGGGAGCCCATTGTCCAGTAACCTATGAATGAACAGTGGGTATAAACAGTGCCTTATCTCAGGTGTGTCATTACACTCACCTGAGAACAGGTTGAACTCTTCGTCAAGCTGCAGTAGCTTGAAGGCGCTCCGTGCCCTCCAGCCCTCCTCTTTGGCCAGACGATAGTAAATATCCCGCTTGTCTTTGGAGGAGCGACCCATCCTGACTTctggaggaaaacacacacatacacacacacgtcaaaaatacatttaacctGAATTATTcaagtatttcagattttaagtgataaaaaaagtagtttttcTGATAACTTGCTGTTTTATGACAATAATAGTTTTAATGTAAAGAGGAACACCTGTACATATGTCAATAGCCTTGTACatatcagtctttttttattttttcattattgtgtctattgttgatatttaatgttatacctttgtacaaagagagcacagtttaccaaagtaaatttccttgtgtgtttaagccatagactgtaaggtttaagcatacctggccaataaagctgattctgattctgatcaccACCAAATCACGCCCATTAAACCATATTACAACCAAACTAAGGTCAACACTAAACGATGTTCAAAATGAATGTTTGGCTGTATTATGTTGGCCGAATTGAAGAGGGCATTGTCCTGAATCTTAAAATGTTCTTGTTGATAACGTGATGAACACTGCTGACATGCTGCAGATGGACTAATCTAgtcttgaatattttttaaattgagttcGGCATAGAGAACAACAAACGCGTCATTTCGTGGCTGCCTGAGCCTTTTTATTTAGGTCAGTTAATAACTCTGGGTTGAATATaaacacatgttaaaaaaaacaacaatatatcaAATTTAAGAAGGCTTTATGAACCATTTAAACACTACAATACGTACCGTAAGCGTGCTGCTCCGGTGTTGACGATGGAAGGACCCCTGAGTGTCCACAGCTGTCCGCGCGGTGCCTGATGAAAATGAAGTTGCCAAACCAGcttaaatgttgaaaagaaaataaagatgtgaaaataattatttacgGAGATTGtctaatatataaaaatgtatttcaaacaaatgtatgacttaaaaaaaggaTACTGCCACATTTTTTGTAACGTTTTTCATACGGAGGAAATACCAAATGGGATGCGATACAACGACGGCCACACGGTGtcgctgcagaaacacaaaacatcccTCATTAAACTTCACGAGAGGCATTTAATCATGAACTAGAGCAGGGGTCCCAAACTTTTCGGACCCTAGACCACTAAAATAACAGTGCTTGCACAAATATGCATATCCAAACACTGGCATTAGAGCAACACAAAGGGATTAAGCACGAAAAAACTATCATTTATAGACTGTGACTAAATggacaaacacactttaataaGCAGACACAGAAGCAACGTGTGAGAGCAACAGACACCTAAATTATTGCTGTCatgtgcaaaaatacattttaaggatttttaatgtattactttgatttcagcataaatctaaatgtttaattttaaagcattttatatttaatttgtgaCTCCCCTCTCAATGTCTGGCACCCCCCAGGtgtttctcccgctgcttcatcagcagtgtatgaatgtgtatgaaataataataataataaattagatttatatagtgctttttttcttctgatcaaCTCTTTACACAGAAGCCTCTACCAtaattgtgtgaatgtgtaggtgtgacctgcagtctAAAAAGAGCAgaatagtcagaagactcaagctcaagtccatttaataaATGTCTTGTGAAGGTGGAGCAGATCATACGAGGTTGTTCTtccttctgctccttttcatccAAGATGCAGGTTTTCATGATTGTATTTCATTGCTCTGTTTGGTCGATGCATTAAATAAacttgtatatttaaaaaaaatagaaataaagaaaagcagagGCCACACAGGAAATCAAATTATATACaaaagttttaatttgaaatttctccatgaaaaacaaaatacttttttttctctgagaattatttacaaCACCAGAACATGAAACATACAAACGGATGATCTGAGAACAAACTGTAAATCTGATGTCAGAAAAACCAGAACATGAACAAACCTCGTCCTCatgagaaactaaaaaaaacacttaagacAGGAGACACGTTGAATAAATAACCACAGAGGGGATGTCTCTTcttcaaataaatacagagatatataaaataaacataccggtatatatataaaatacgtacacaaaaagaaagacatttttgcATTGAATGTGCGTTTCACACCCACAAACGGACAGCTGGAGGGACTCGGATTTTCA
This genomic interval from Labrus mixtus chromosome 4, fLabMix1.1, whole genome shotgun sequence contains the following:
- the ftsj1 gene encoding putative tRNA (cytidine(32)/guanosine(34)-2'-O)-methyltransferase, translated to MGRSSKDKRDIYYRLAKEEGWRARSAFKLLQLDEEFNLFSGVNRAVDLCAAPGSWSQVLSRKLRGGEEKGVKGEGDEEVKIVAVDLQAMAPLPGVTQIQGDITKVSTAQEIIRHFEGQPADLVVCDGAPDVTGLHDVDEYIQAQLLLAALNITTHVLKPGGTFVAKIFRGKDVTLLYSQLKIFFSGVTCAKPRSSRNSSIEAFVVCQNYSPPEGYVPNMSNPLLDHCYDVDFNQLEGPNRVIVPFLACGDLSAFDSDRTYPLQLEAGKQYQYTPPTQPPIRPPYQQACHLRKNNLLSREDAPSGFPNQSQDETEQQTEST